In Lytechinus variegatus isolate NC3 chromosome 12, Lvar_3.0, whole genome shotgun sequence, a single window of DNA contains:
- the LOC121424975 gene encoding dopamine receptor 2-like yields MLPGEFIARQYEMTTIHGLVTMGRDANQSFRTSILTQSAMSLAGVEMTGANTKEFDYASENSSNNESEFNTGEFRGPLDGQSLPRTVIVGCILCFCCSLTIFGNTLVIAAVYRERNLRTVTNYFIVSLAFADLLVGSVVVPFAIIDTLTAGYWFFNAIWCDLWHAFDVLGCTASILNLCIISLDRYWAVTHPMSYPTRVTKKMAGFLIVLVWLASAAISFPCILVWRAVEPPQPPQKCIFPQNPWYLVISSCVSFYLPSLIMMFTYYKIYRAAVTQMRHIRSGTKLVSAKAADKAHMNGAVSLRIHRGGGGKTTGSPLSNQHSNNNLHNGLPPEMRPLNVRRDTKIALTQAAGRRLLSRMNKEHKAAKTLGIVVGVFILCWLPFFIINVMAPFCFETCILAPDLVIPLATWLGFINSALNPAIYAFTSRNFKRAFKRILCQCCLQQKKRQYIEGHSVKDSTRFMSIDSVYSMGDIALQ; encoded by the coding sequence ATGTTGCCAGGTGAGTTTATCGCGAGGCAATATGAAATGACCACCATCCATGGTTTAGTTACCATGGGGCGAGATGCAAACCAATCATTCCGTACTTCGATCTTAACGCAATCGGCAATGTCGCTTGCAGGAGTAGAGATGACCGGGGCGAACACCAAGGAGTTTGACTATGCATCCGAAAACTCATCAAACAATGAATCAGAGTTTAATACGGGAGAATTTAGAGGTCCACTTGACGGCCAGAGTTTACCTAGGACTGTCATCGTAGGCTGTATCCTCTGTTTCTGCTGCTCCCTTACGATATTCGGAAATACACTTGTCATTGCTGCTGTTTACAGAGAACGAAACCTTCGGACggtaacaaattatttcatagttTCTCTCGCCTTTGCTGATTTGCTAGTCGGAAGCGTCGTCGTGCCGTTCGCCATCATTGACACCTTGACAGCCGGATACTGGTTCTTTAATGCAATTTGGTGTGACCTATGGCATGCGTTTGATGTTCTGGGTTGTACGGCATCTATTCTGAACCTTTGTATCATTTCTTTGGACCGCTACTGGGCTGTCACACACCCGATGAGCTACCCAACCCGAGTTACCAAAAAGATGGCAGGATTCCTCATTGTCCTGGTCTGGCTCGCTTCAGCTGCTATCTCATTCCCTTGCATTCTGGTCTGGCGTGCCGTGGAGCCTCCGCAACCCCCGCAGAAGTGCATTTTCCCGCAGAACCCTTGGTATCTAGTGATATCCTCGTGTGTATCTTTCTACCTCCCTAGTTTAATTATGATGTTCACTTACTACAAGATCTACAGGGCAGCTGTAACCCAAATGCGCCACATCCGGTCAGGAACTAAGCTTGTATCCGCTAAAGCAGCTGATAAAGCCCATATGAATGGTGCAGTGTCCCTACGTATACATCGAGGAGGAGGCGGCAAGACAACCGGAAGTCCTCTGAGTAACCAACATTCCAATAATAATTTACACAATGGACTACCGCCAGAAATGAGGCCTCTTAACGTGCGACGGGACACCAAAATCGCACTCACCCAAGCCGCTGGCCGCCGGCTTCTCTCTAGAATGAACAAAGAACACAAAGCTGCTAAGACTCTGGGTATAGTCGTCGGTGTCTTCATCCTCTGCTGGTTGCCTTTCTTCATCATCAATGTCATGGCGCCATTTTGTTTTGAGACCTGCATCTTAGCCCCAGACCTTGTGATACCCCTCGCTACATGGCTTGGTTTCATTAACAGTGCATTAAACCCCGCAATCTACGCGTTCACCAGCCGGAACTTCAAGAGAGCGTTTAAGCGAATCCTATGTCAATGTTGCTTGCAGCAGAAAAAGAGGCAGTACATCGAGGGCCATTCTGTTAAAGACAGCACCCGTTTCATGAGCATTGATTCAGTGTATTCCATGGGTGATATCGCTCTTCAGTAG